A window of Vicinamibacteria bacterium contains these coding sequences:
- the eda gene encoding bifunctional 4-hydroxy-2-oxoglutarate aldolase/2-dehydro-3-deoxy-phosphogluconate aldolase, which produces MPTVIERLARLRLVPVVVIDRAEGAWPLAQALKAGGLPCAEVTFRTAAAEAAIREIARDPDILLGAGTVLKPDQVDRALDAGATYIVTPGFDPKVVQRCQQRSVPVFPGVATATEISMALDAGIEVVKFFPAEALGGVPTLKAMSAPFSMVRFIPTGGIGPEKLLDYLAVKTVLAVGGSWMVAAKLLEAGNLAEVTRLAGEATARVREKS; this is translated from the coding sequence ATGCCTACCGTCATAGAGAGACTCGCGCGACTGCGGCTCGTGCCCGTGGTCGTCATCGATCGGGCGGAGGGGGCCTGGCCCCTGGCCCAGGCCCTCAAGGCGGGGGGGCTGCCCTGTGCGGAAGTCACCTTCCGCACCGCCGCCGCGGAGGCGGCCATCCGCGAGATCGCGCGCGACCCGGACATCCTCCTCGGGGCCGGCACCGTCCTGAAGCCCGACCAAGTGGACCGGGCCCTGGACGCGGGGGCGACCTACATCGTCACCCCCGGGTTTGATCCCAAGGTGGTTCAGCGATGCCAGCAGCGGTCGGTGCCCGTCTTCCCGGGAGTGGCCACCGCCACCGAGATCTCCATGGCGTTGGACGCCGGCATCGAGGTCGTGAAGTTCTTTCCCGCCGAGGCCCTGGGGGGGGTGCCGACCCTGAAGGCCATGAGCGCCCCCTTCTCCATGGTGCGCTTCATCCCCACGGGCGGAATCGGTCCCGAGAAGCTCCTCGACTACCTGGCCGTCAAGACGGTGCTGGCGGTGGGGGGGAGCTGGATGGTGGCGGCGAAGCTCCTCGAGGCGGGCAACCTGGCCGAGGTCACCCGTCTGGCCGGGGAAGCCACGGCCCGCGTGCGGGAGAAGTCGTGA
- a CDS encoding MFS transporter, with protein sequence MEGNGGGGAPPSSTGVGGVRWVICALLFFATTINYVDRQIIGILKPELQRDLGWDEIEYSNIVVAFTVAYAISLLLVGRLIDRIGTRLGYSLSVVWWSFAAMAHALASSAFGFGLARFALGLGEGGNFPASIKTVAEWFPKRERALATGLFNSGTNVGAIVTPVLVPWIVLAWGWRAAFILTGALGFLWVVVWHTLYRRPDENPRLSPAEMAFIRSDPPDPPARSVSWGRLLTYRQTWAFALGKFMTDPFWWFYLFWVPDFLQRTYGLDLRARGLPLAAIYVLSSVGSVGGGWLPGVFLARGASLSTARKTTLFLCALCVTPIAFASRVTTLWGAVAIVSLAAAAHQGWSANLFTTASDMFPRHAVGSVVGLGGAAGAVGGMLVAKVVGYVLQWTGSYLTVFLMAAAAYLLALLVIHLLAPGLSGPALEEG encoded by the coding sequence ATGGAAGGCAACGGGGGCGGAGGCGCGCCCCCCTCGAGCACCGGCGTCGGGGGCGTGCGCTGGGTGATCTGTGCCCTCCTCTTCTTCGCCACCACCATCAACTACGTCGACCGCCAGATCATCGGGATCCTGAAGCCGGAGCTGCAACGGGACCTCGGCTGGGACGAGATCGAGTACTCGAACATCGTCGTGGCCTTTACCGTCGCCTACGCCATCAGCCTCCTCCTGGTGGGGAGGCTGATCGACCGCATCGGGACCCGCCTCGGCTACTCCCTCTCCGTCGTCTGGTGGAGCTTCGCGGCCATGGCCCACGCCCTCGCCAGCTCCGCCTTCGGCTTCGGCCTGGCCCGCTTCGCCCTCGGGCTGGGGGAGGGGGGGAACTTCCCGGCCTCCATCAAGACCGTCGCGGAATGGTTCCCCAAGCGTGAGCGCGCCCTGGCCACCGGCCTCTTCAACTCGGGCACCAACGTGGGCGCCATCGTCACTCCCGTGCTCGTCCCCTGGATCGTCCTGGCCTGGGGCTGGCGGGCGGCATTCATCCTCACCGGCGCCCTGGGCTTCCTCTGGGTCGTGGTCTGGCACACGCTCTACCGCCGGCCGGACGAGAACCCGCGGCTCTCGCCGGCGGAGATGGCTTTTATCCGGAGCGATCCCCCCGACCCTCCGGCGCGGAGCGTCTCCTGGGGGCGGCTCCTCACCTACCGCCAGACGTGGGCCTTCGCCCTGGGCAAGTTCATGACCGACCCCTTCTGGTGGTTCTATCTGTTCTGGGTCCCCGACTTCCTGCAGCGAACCTACGGCCTCGACTTGAGGGCGCGCGGGCTGCCCCTGGCCGCGATCTACGTCCTCTCCTCCGTGGGCAGCGTGGGGGGGGGCTGGCTTCCGGGCGTCTTCCTCGCCCGGGGCGCGAGCTTGAGCACGGCGCGGAAGACGACCCTGTTCCTCTGCGCGCTTTGTGTCACCCCCATCGCCTTCGCCTCCCGGGTGACGACCCTCTGGGGAGCGGTGGCCATCGTGAGCTTAGCCGCGGCCGCCCACCAGGGCTGGTCCGCGAACCTCTTCACCACCGCCTCCGACATGTTCCCCCGGCACGCGGTGGGATCGGTGGTGGGGCTGGGCGGCGCCGCGGGGGCCGTCGGGGGCATGCTGGTGGCCAAAGTCGTGGGCTACGTCCTCCAGTGGACCGGCAGCTACCTGACCGTATTCCTCATGGCCGCCGCCGCCTACCTGCTCGCCCTGCTCGTGATACATCTCCTGGCCCCCGGGCTGTCCGGCCCCGCCCTGGAGGAGGGGTGA
- a CDS encoding sugar kinase: MSLLTIRPQDQCQFDQVSLGEIMLRLDPGDMRIRTTRGFRVWEGGGEYNVARGLRKCFGLRTAVVTAFADNDVGRLLEDFILQGGVDTSFVKWIPYDGLGRNVRNGLNFTERGFGVRGAVGVSDRGHTAASQLRKGDIDWEEVFARRGARWFHTGGIYAGLSETTPEVIEEAMRAAKQRGTIISFDLNYRPSLWKNFGGQKRAREINRKLARYVDVMIGNEEDFTASLGFEVPGTDAALSSLETENFKKMIVEVTREFPNLRVIATTLRTVKSASINDWGAVAWGAGQFHEATLRRGLEIYDRVGGGDSFASGLIYGLMEKGDLALAVEYGAAHGALAMTTPGDTSMATLSEVESLIKGGGARVQR; this comes from the coding sequence ATGAGTCTTCTGACCATCCGGCCCCAGGACCAGTGCCAATTCGACCAAGTCTCGCTGGGCGAGATCATGCTCCGCCTGGACCCCGGCGACATGCGGATCCGGACCACGCGCGGTTTCCGGGTCTGGGAAGGGGGAGGCGAGTACAACGTGGCGCGGGGCCTGCGCAAGTGCTTCGGCCTGCGCACGGCGGTGGTGACCGCCTTCGCCGACAACGACGTGGGTCGCCTCCTCGAGGACTTCATCCTGCAGGGGGGCGTCGACACCTCCTTCGTCAAGTGGATCCCCTACGACGGGCTGGGGAGAAACGTCCGCAATGGCCTGAACTTCACGGAGCGTGGCTTTGGGGTGCGGGGGGCGGTGGGGGTATCGGACCGGGGCCACACCGCCGCCAGCCAGCTTCGCAAGGGCGACATCGATTGGGAGGAGGTCTTCGCCCGCCGTGGCGCGCGCTGGTTCCACACGGGCGGGATCTACGCCGGCCTCTCCGAGACCACCCCCGAGGTCATCGAGGAGGCCATGCGCGCGGCCAAGCAACGCGGAACGATCATCTCCTTCGACCTCAACTACCGGCCCAGCCTGTGGAAGAACTTTGGCGGCCAGAAGCGGGCGCGGGAGATCAACCGAAAGCTGGCCCGCTACGTGGACGTCATGATCGGAAACGAGGAGGACTTCACCGCCTCCCTGGGCTTCGAGGTTCCCGGCACCGACGCCGCCTTGTCCTCGCTGGAGACGGAGAACTTCAAGAAGATGATCGTCGAGGTCACTCGTGAGTTCCCCAACCTCCGGGTCATCGCCACCACCCTGCGCACGGTCAAGTCCGCCTCCATCAACGACTGGGGTGCGGTGGCCTGGGGCGCCGGACAGTTCCACGAGGCCACCCTCCGCCGGGGCCTCGAGATCTACGACCGGGTCGGGGGGGGTGACAGCTTTGCCTCCGGGCTCATCTACGGTCTGATGGAGAAGGGTGATCTGGCCTTGGCGGTGGAGTACGGGGCCGCCCACGGGGCCTTGGCCATGACCACCCCCGGCGACACCTCGATGGCCACGCTCTCTGAGGTCGAGAGCCTGATCAAGGGCGGGGGGGCGCGCGTCCAGCGCTAG
- a CDS encoding FIST N-terminal domain-containing protein produces the protein MPTRAATGVSTRPDTAGAIAEALKMASTALGGSSPTLGVIFASPRHDLVTALASARRAAPDAAFVGCTTAGEITERGLTRGGLAVLLLVSDEMLFDLRTAKSVKADPSRAAAELCQGYAETSRQAADRGWASSSTVLLVDGLNGAGEGLVDAVLSATRRFQQVVGGAAGDDGAFRATHVGAGLEATADAAAALHVFSPKPWGVGVDHGLRPTTGKMVVTKAEKNVVHQIDGRPAFEIYREYAAKRGVTLLPESAGSFLIGNELGIYFFDRLHRARAPLAVGPDGSLSCAGEIPQGASICILDGEPVAMLAAASRAAEEARKHLAGGEAAAVLLFDCVCRGMILDGQFGREIDAVRAAFPGVPVAGFLTYGEIARFKGRMDGWHNATAVVTAIPA, from the coding sequence ATGCCCACTCGCGCTGCTACAGGCGTCTCAACCCGCCCCGACACCGCCGGCGCCATCGCCGAGGCTCTCAAAATGGCCTCGACCGCACTCGGTGGCTCGTCACCGACCCTGGGTGTGATTTTTGCCTCGCCCCGCCATGATCTCGTAACCGCCCTTGCCTCCGCACGACGCGCCGCGCCTGACGCTGCCTTCGTGGGCTGTACCACGGCGGGAGAGATCACCGAGCGCGGCCTGACCCGCGGCGGGTTGGCGGTCTTGCTCCTGGTCTCCGATGAGATGCTCTTCGACCTGCGAACGGCCAAGAGTGTCAAGGCCGATCCATCGCGCGCCGCCGCCGAGTTGTGCCAGGGCTACGCGGAGACATCGCGCCAGGCGGCCGACCGCGGCTGGGCCTCTTCCAGCACCGTGCTTCTCGTCGACGGCCTGAACGGTGCGGGCGAGGGCCTGGTGGACGCGGTGCTCAGCGCGACCCGGCGCTTTCAACAAGTCGTTGGCGGTGCGGCCGGGGATGACGGGGCCTTCCGAGCCACACACGTGGGGGCCGGCCTCGAAGCGACCGCGGACGCCGCCGCCGCACTGCACGTCTTCTCACCGAAACCCTGGGGGGTCGGTGTGGACCACGGGCTGCGACCCACCACCGGCAAGATGGTGGTGACCAAAGCGGAAAAGAACGTCGTGCACCAGATCGATGGCCGGCCCGCATTCGAGATCTACCGCGAGTACGCGGCGAAGCGGGGGGTCACGCTCCTCCCGGAGTCGGCGGGGAGCTTCCTTATCGGCAATGAGCTGGGAATCTACTTCTTCGACCGCCTTCATCGGGCTCGGGCCCCCCTGGCGGTGGGCCCGGACGGCTCCCTCAGCTGCGCTGGCGAGATCCCGCAGGGGGCTTCTATCTGCATCCTGGACGGCGAGCCGGTCGCCATGCTGGCCGCCGCCAGCCGAGCCGCCGAGGAAGCGCGGAAACACCTCGCGGGTGGAGAGGCCGCGGCGGTGTTGCTCTTCGACTGCGTGTGCCGAGGCATGATCCTGGATGGGCAGTTTGGCCGCGAAATCGACGCCGTGCGGGCCGCCTTCCCCGGAGTGCCGGTGGCCGGCTTCCTGACCTATGGCGAGATTGCCCGCTTCAAGGGCCGCATGGATGGCTGGCACAACGCGACAGCGGTGGTGACGGCAATCCCTGCGTAG
- a CDS encoding MoaD/ThiS family protein, with protein MIRVLLPAPLRTLAQVGSEVALEVKVPATQRSVLDALEARYPMLRGTIRDHVTQQRRPFLRFFACEEDLSHESPDAPLPDAVVSGAEPFVVIGAIAGGLGEGEWTP; from the coding sequence ATGATCCGAGTCTTACTACCGGCACCCCTGCGAACGCTGGCCCAGGTCGGCAGCGAAGTGGCCCTCGAGGTCAAGGTCCCGGCCACGCAGCGCTCGGTCCTCGACGCCCTGGAGGCCCGCTATCCCATGCTGCGCGGCACCATCCGCGACCACGTCACCCAGCAGCGCCGACCGTTCTTGCGCTTTTTTGCGTGCGAGGAGGACCTGTCCCATGAGTCGCCGGACGCCCCCCTGCCGGACGCCGTCGTGTCGGGGGCAGAGCCCTTTGTCGTGATTGGGGCCATTGCCGGCGGCTTGGGCGAGGGTGAGTGGACTCCCTGA
- the uxaC gene encoding glucuronate isomerase: MGRFLDDDFLLETEAARELYRGVKDLPIIDFHCHLPVEQIARNHQFRSLTEIWLEGDHYKWRAMRADGVNERLCSGGASDWEKFEAWARTVPHTLRNPLYHWTHMELKRPFGVEELLSEKTARTIFDRCNASLQRPEFTTQGLLRQFKVAVVCTTDDPADSLEHHRALAQRAGPDTRVYPTWRPDRALGVDDPPALNEWVKRLEGAAGVSIASYEELLQALDKRHAAFHDAGCRASDHGLEQLLAAPALESAAKTAFEKARRGRVPEADEVLGYRSSLLHRFAVMDHARGWVQQYHLGALRNNNTRLRRQVGADAGFDAIGDFEMARPLVRFLDRLDETEELARTILYNLNPRDNELFATIIGSFQDGSVPGKMQYGTAWWFLDQKDGMEAQLRALSNIGLLSRFVGMVTDSRSFLSYSRHEYFRRLLCNILGNDIRLGLIPDDRALLGRLVADVAFFNARAYFGLELGALGSGASPPAGERP, from the coding sequence ATGGGACGCTTCCTCGACGACGACTTCCTGCTGGAGACAGAGGCGGCGCGGGAGCTCTACCGGGGCGTGAAGGACCTGCCCATCATCGACTTCCACTGCCATCTGCCCGTGGAGCAGATTGCCCGAAACCACCAATTCCGGTCGCTGACGGAGATCTGGCTGGAGGGCGACCACTACAAGTGGCGGGCCATGCGGGCGGACGGGGTGAACGAGCGGCTTTGCAGCGGGGGGGCGTCGGACTGGGAGAAGTTCGAGGCCTGGGCCCGCACCGTGCCCCACACCCTCCGCAACCCCCTCTACCACTGGACGCACATGGAGCTGAAGCGGCCCTTCGGGGTAGAGGAGCTCCTCTCGGAGAAAACGGCGCGCACGATCTTCGACCGCTGCAACGCCTCCCTGCAGAGGCCGGAGTTCACGACCCAGGGCCTCCTGCGGCAGTTCAAGGTGGCGGTCGTGTGCACCACCGACGACCCCGCCGACTCCCTGGAGCACCACCGGGCCCTGGCCCAGCGCGCGGGCCCCGACACCCGCGTCTACCCGACCTGGCGTCCCGACCGGGCCTTGGGGGTGGACGACCCGCCCGCTCTCAACGAATGGGTGAAGCGGCTGGAAGGCGCGGCCGGGGTTTCGATCGCGAGCTACGAGGAGCTCCTGCAGGCCCTCGACAAGCGGCACGCCGCCTTCCACGACGCCGGGTGCCGGGCCTCCGACCACGGCCTCGAGCAGCTCCTGGCCGCGCCCGCGCTGGAGTCCGCGGCCAAGACCGCCTTCGAGAAGGCGCGCCGCGGGCGGGTGCCGGAGGCGGACGAGGTCCTGGGTTACCGCTCCTCCCTCCTGCACCGCTTCGCGGTCATGGATCACGCCCGGGGCTGGGTGCAGCAGTACCACCTGGGGGCGCTGCGGAACAACAACACGCGCCTGAGGCGGCAGGTGGGCGCGGACGCGGGCTTCGACGCCATCGGCGACTTCGAGATGGCGCGTCCCCTCGTGCGCTTCCTGGATCGGCTGGACGAGACCGAGGAGCTGGCAAGAACGATCCTGTACAACCTGAACCCCCGCGACAACGAACTCTTCGCCACCATCATCGGGAGCTTCCAGGACGGCTCGGTGCCCGGCAAGATGCAATATGGCACCGCCTGGTGGTTCCTGGACCAGAAGGACGGGATGGAGGCCCAACTGCGCGCCCTCTCAAACATCGGACTCCTATCCCGCTTCGTGGGGATGGTCACCGATTCGCGGAGCTTCCTCTCCTATTCTCGCCACGAGTACTTCCGGCGCTTGCTCTGCAACATTCTCGGCAACGATATCCGCCTGGGGCTCATACCCGACGATCGGGCCCTCCTCGGACGGCTGGTTGCGGACGTCGCCTTCTTCAACGCCCGCGCCTATTTTGGGCTCGAGCTCGGGGCCTTGGGGAGCGGGGCCAGCCCCCCGGCCGGGGAGCGGCCTTGA
- a CDS encoding sialidase family protein: protein MSNVRVLVGTRKGAFILTSDGKREHWDVSGPHFIGWELYHVKGSPVDPNRLYAAQSTSWFGQMIQRSNDGGKTWEPVGNKFTYDGVPGTHQHYDGTLRPWEFKRVWHLEPSLTDADTVYAGVEDAAIFRSTDAGQTWQELPGLRGHGSGPRWAPGAGGMCLHTVLQDPKEPGRIFIAISAAGVFRTDDAGKTWQPINRGLRSQHIPDPEADVGHCVHRIAMHPSRPHTLFMQKHWDVMRSDNAGDSWQEISGNLPTDFGFVIDVHAHEPETIYVVPIKSDSEHVPPDGKLRVYRSRTGGHEWEALTKGLPQKDCYVNVLRDAMAVDSLDSCGVYFGTTGGQVYASANAGDSWAPIVRDLPGVLSVEVQTLPG, encoded by the coding sequence ATGAGCAACGTACGAGTCCTCGTCGGTACACGCAAGGGCGCGTTCATCCTCACGTCGGATGGCAAGCGCGAACACTGGGATGTCAGCGGGCCGCACTTCATAGGATGGGAGCTCTACCACGTCAAGGGATCTCCCGTCGATCCGAATCGGCTCTATGCGGCGCAGTCGACCAGCTGGTTCGGGCAGATGATCCAGCGCTCCAACGACGGGGGGAAGACGTGGGAGCCGGTGGGCAACAAGTTCACCTATGACGGCGTCCCCGGCACTCATCAGCACTACGATGGCACTCTCCGCCCCTGGGAGTTCAAGCGCGTCTGGCATCTCGAGCCCTCGCTCACCGACGCGGACACGGTCTACGCCGGGGTGGAGGACGCTGCGATCTTCCGCTCGACCGACGCCGGGCAGACCTGGCAAGAGCTCCCCGGTCTGCGGGGTCACGGCTCGGGACCGCGCTGGGCGCCCGGCGCGGGCGGGATGTGCCTGCACACCGTTCTTCAGGACCCGAAGGAACCCGGCCGCATCTTCATCGCCATCTCCGCCGCGGGCGTCTTCCGCACCGATGACGCCGGCAAGACGTGGCAACCCATCAACCGCGGGCTGAGGTCCCAGCATATCCCCGACCCCGAAGCCGATGTCGGCCACTGCGTTCACCGCATCGCCATGCACCCGTCGCGGCCGCACACGCTCTTCATGCAGAAGCACTGGGACGTCATGCGCAGCGACAACGCCGGCGACTCCTGGCAGGAGATCAGCGGGAACCTGCCCACCGACTTCGGGTTCGTGATCGACGTTCACGCGCACGAACCGGAGACCATCTACGTGGTCCCGATCAAGAGCGATTCGGAGCACGTTCCGCCGGACGGGAAGCTGCGCGTGTACCGCAGCCGCACGGGCGGCCACGAGTGGGAGGCGCTCACCAAGGGCCTGCCGCAAAAGGACTGCTACGTCAACGTGCTGCGCGACGCCATGGCCGTTGACTCGCTCGATTCCTGTGGCGTGTACTTTGGCACCACCGGCGGGCAGGTGTACGCATCGGCCAATGCCGGCGACAGTTGGGCGCCCATCGTCCGCGATCTTCCGGGTGTGCTCTCGGTCGAGGTCCAGACCCTCCCTGGTTAG